From a single Deltaproteobacteria bacterium genomic region:
- a CDS encoding YqaE/Pmp3 family membrane protein has protein sequence MDLIRILVAILLPPLGVFLQVGIGKDFWINILLTLLGYIPGIVHAVWVIARKSSSNPAST, from the coding sequence ATGGATCTTATAAGAATTCTAGTAGCTATCTTGCTCCCACCGCTTGGAGTTTTCCTGCAGGTAGGCATCGGGAAGGATTTTTGGATCAACATATTATTGACCTTATTGGGATATATACCAGGGATCGTACACGCGGTATGGGTTATAGCGAGAAAATCTTCCAGTAATCCGGCAAGTACATGA
- the ppc gene encoding phosphoenolpyruvate carboxylase, with translation MVKKSARPGGKTAKTDKEKPLRNDVRFLGNILGRVLIEQEGKGMFDIEEKIRALTKEMRSDYKKSQKDELVSTIKSLSDDDLYKVTRAFTIYFKLVNIAEQIHRIRRRREYKYISDVMDSSEGSIENLFQVLGQKEVPYEEFSNLLSRMSIELVLTAHPTEVNRHLVLEKFRRISTLLAQHENPVLSTDDREYIEEEIHTEVVGLWQTEEVPPYKITPLDEARNIHYYFREVIFEALISIYIRLEKEIKEHYGVRDVKIPPFLRFGSWVGGDRDGNPFITHDITREVLDMQKTLVLEKHIEKIERLKRQLSSSLKIVPVSAGLEEMVTRDKKLLADKNGIQNPNEYYRIMLEYMHEKLLNTMSGAGSGKEFSGYRDKEELLKELRILDTSLRRNKGHHLADSTLKRLIRQVEIFGFHMASLDIRQNSEVHADALTEITERLGISSYGTMSDEEKFNWLRVEIGNPRPLVPEWLQLSNEAREVLATFETIRKCRAEISSECIDTYIISMTRSAANVLEALLFAKEAGLYISDKGKITSDMDIVPLFETIDDFKNAPRIMRELFSNPLFRGHIRARGNVSEIMIGYSDSGKDGGILSAGWEIHKAQRALKEVSDEFGVRNIFFHGRGGTVSRGGGPTNQAILARPAGTVDGAIKITEQGEVIYGNYSLPDIAEDNLELVLSSVVLTSLNSEEVKPEWEEVMDVVAQEARSLWRELVYEDPAFYRYFAQSTPISVIQQMGIGSRPARRKRSRRIEDLRAIPWVFSWTQNRHLITGYYSVGSALDKFIQKSPRRNIRILREMYGGWRFFKSHIDNVQMTLSRADMWIALEYSFLVSPRDEGKRIFSKIKREYERTEEVILSITRQKRILDNNPFLQKSIELRNPYIDSLSYIQVGLLRRLLNRDYGPEEKTVLTDNIKLSINGISAGIKNTG, from the coding sequence ATGGTTAAAAAGTCGGCCAGGCCCGGGGGGAAAACAGCTAAGACGGACAAGGAAAAGCCGCTTCGTAACGATGTGCGCTTCCTCGGGAACATATTGGGCAGGGTGCTCATAGAGCAGGAAGGAAAGGGCATGTTCGATATAGAGGAGAAGATAAGGGCTCTCACGAAGGAAATGAGGTCCGATTACAAAAAGAGTCAGAAAGACGAGCTTGTATCTACGATCAAGAGCCTTTCCGATGACGACCTTTATAAAGTCACCCGCGCCTTCACGATATATTTCAAGCTCGTGAACATAGCCGAGCAGATACACCGTATAAGGAGAAGACGCGAGTACAAGTACATATCCGATGTAATGGATTCAAGCGAAGGATCGATCGAAAACCTGTTCCAGGTTCTCGGACAAAAAGAAGTGCCTTACGAGGAGTTCTCTAATCTCCTGAGCAGGATGTCAATAGAGCTCGTGCTTACTGCGCACCCTACGGAGGTCAACCGGCACCTCGTGCTGGAAAAGTTCAGGCGCATCTCCACCCTGCTTGCGCAGCATGAGAATCCTGTCTTGAGTACGGATGATAGAGAGTACATAGAGGAAGAGATACACACCGAGGTTGTGGGTCTCTGGCAGACGGAAGAGGTGCCCCCGTATAAAATAACCCCGCTAGATGAAGCCAGAAACATACATTATTACTTCAGGGAAGTGATTTTTGAAGCTCTGATAAGCATCTACATCCGGCTTGAAAAGGAAATAAAGGAGCACTACGGCGTACGCGATGTAAAAATACCTCCCTTCCTCAGGTTCGGTTCCTGGGTGGGAGGGGACAGGGACGGAAATCCCTTCATCACTCACGATATAACGAGGGAAGTGCTGGATATGCAGAAGACACTCGTTCTGGAAAAGCATATAGAGAAAATCGAGCGGCTCAAAAGGCAGCTCAGCTCGTCTCTGAAAATAGTCCCCGTGAGCGCCGGTCTTGAGGAGATGGTTACAAGGGATAAAAAGCTGCTTGCCGACAAAAATGGGATTCAGAATCCAAATGAGTATTACAGAATAATGCTTGAATACATGCATGAAAAGCTTCTCAATACGATGAGTGGAGCAGGCAGCGGTAAAGAGTTCTCGGGTTACCGGGACAAGGAGGAGCTTTTAAAAGAACTGCGCATTCTGGACACGAGCCTTCGCCGGAATAAAGGGCATCACCTTGCCGACTCCACACTGAAGCGGCTCATAAGGCAGGTCGAGATTTTCGGTTTCCATATGGCGAGTCTCGATATTAGACAGAACAGCGAAGTACACGCGGACGCGCTAACTGAAATCACTGAACGATTGGGCATCTCGTCTTACGGGACAATGAGCGACGAAGAGAAGTTCAATTGGCTCCGTGTGGAGATAGGCAATCCCCGGCCGCTGGTTCCCGAATGGCTTCAATTGTCGAATGAGGCGAGGGAAGTTCTCGCGACCTTCGAGACCATAAGAAAGTGCAGAGCGGAGATAAGCTCTGAGTGTATAGACACCTATATCATAAGCATGACGCGGAGCGCGGCGAACGTGCTCGAAGCGCTCCTCTTCGCAAAGGAGGCGGGTCTTTATATCTCCGATAAGGGAAAGATTACGAGTGACATGGATATTGTCCCTCTCTTCGAGACGATAGATGATTTCAAGAACGCGCCGCGGATAATGAGGGAGCTCTTTTCAAATCCTCTATTCAGGGGGCATATAAGGGCCAGGGGCAACGTGTCCGAGATAATGATCGGATATTCCGACAGCGGCAAGGACGGCGGAATATTATCCGCCGGTTGGGAAATACACAAGGCCCAGAGGGCGCTTAAAGAGGTCTCCGATGAGTTCGGCGTGCGAAACATTTTCTTTCACGGAAGAGGCGGCACCGTGAGCAGGGGAGGGGGTCCCACGAATCAGGCGATACTCGCGAGGCCCGCGGGCACGGTTGACGGGGCCATCAAGATAACCGAGCAGGGCGAGGTTATATACGGTAACTACTCTCTTCCGGATATAGCCGAGGACAACCTTGAGCTTGTGCTTTCGTCCGTCGTGCTGACGAGTCTGAACAGCGAGGAAGTAAAACCCGAATGGGAAGAAGTCATGGACGTGGTGGCTCAAGAGGCGAGGTCTTTATGGAGGGAGCTCGTCTACGAAGACCCTGCTTTTTACCGATATTTTGCGCAATCGACTCCTATTTCGGTTATTCAGCAGATGGGTATAGGATCGCGCCCCGCCAGAAGAAAGCGCTCCAGGCGTATTGAGGATCTGAGGGCCATACCCTGGGTATTTAGCTGGACCCAGAACAGACATCTCATTACCGGTTACTACTCGGTCGGCTCCGCTCTGGACAAATTTATACAAAAGAGCCCCCGAAGAAATATCCGAATACTGAGAGAAATGTACGGGGGCTGGAGATTCTTCAAGTCCCATATCGATAACGTACAAATGACGCTCAGCAGGGCGGATATGTGGATCGCGCTTGAATACTCATTTTTAGTAAGTCCGAGGGATGAAGGAAAGAGAATATTCTCCAAAATCAAACGGGAATACGAACGTACGGAGGAGGTTATTCTGAGCATCACGCGCCAGAAACGCATACTGGACAATAACCCGTTCCTTCAAAAGTCTATAGAGCTTCGTAACCCCTACATCGATTCGCTTAGCTATATACAGGTAGGTCTTTTGAGGAGGCTACTCAATAGGGATTACGGCCCGGAGGAGAAAACCGTTCTTACAGACAACATTAAGCTCAGCATAAACGGCATCTCGGCGGGTATAAAGAACACGGGATAG
- a CDS encoding cation diffusion facilitator family transporter — MKIREQYVLPKDKEDKLDRAKKLEWVSIFFLLSITVIMYITMGSSQAMKTAWVEDVLSLVPPISFLIALKYRNKPPDENFPYGYKRAVQIAFLCAATALLFFGIYLLYEAVKNLTERIHPTIGLVKIFGLHIWMGWIMIAALIYSAIPPLILGRMKLPLAKELHEKTLYTDASMNKADWITALAAVFGILGIGIGWWWADSVAAGVISLDILKDGVTNMKRVIADLMDRRPTTVESGDPEDIDELIKNELIKLSWVLDVDVRLREEGHVFTGEIFIIPDNETGIIDKLKEASELAASLDWRIHNVIALPVREL; from the coding sequence ATGAAGATTAGGGAACAATACGTCCTGCCCAAGGATAAAGAGGACAAACTGGACAGGGCGAAAAAACTTGAGTGGGTAAGTATATTCTTCCTGCTGTCTATTACGGTGATTATGTACATAACTATGGGATCGTCTCAGGCTATGAAAACGGCCTGGGTCGAGGATGTGCTGAGCCTTGTGCCACCCATTTCTTTTCTAATAGCACTGAAGTACAGGAATAAACCGCCCGACGAGAATTTCCCATATGGTTATAAAAGAGCCGTGCAAATAGCCTTTTTGTGTGCCGCTACAGCTCTGCTGTTTTTTGGCATTTATCTACTCTATGAAGCTGTTAAAAATCTAACTGAAAGAATTCACCCCACTATTGGGTTGGTAAAGATTTTCGGTTTGCATATCTGGATGGGATGGATAATGATAGCCGCGCTTATCTACAGCGCTATTCCTCCACTTATTCTCGGAAGGATGAAGCTGCCTTTAGCTAAAGAACTCCACGAAAAAACGCTTTACACCGATGCTTCAATGAACAAAGCCGATTGGATAACGGCATTGGCCGCTGTTTTCGGTATATTGGGCATAGGAATTGGATGGTGGTGGGCCGATAGTGTAGCGGCGGGTGTAATCTCACTTGATATCCTTAAGGACGGAGTTACAAATATGAAAAGAGTAATTGCAGATCTGATGGATAGAAGACCTACTACTGTCGAGAGCGGTGATCCGGAAGACATAGACGAACTCATAAAAAATGAGCTAATCAAATTAAGCTGGGTTTTGGACGTCGATGTGAGATTGAGAGAAGAAGGTCATGTATTTACCGGTGAAATATTTATAATCCCGGACAATGAGACAGGAATAATTGACAAATTAAAAGAAGCCTCAGAACTTGCCGCTTCTCTAGATTGGAGAATTCATAACGTGATTGCTTTACCCGTCAGGGAGTTGTGA
- a CDS encoding DUF421 domain-containing protein encodes MFEAIYQFISDLLALGADPKSLGVVNIIVRALIVYLVGLLLVRLGKNRFVGKSTAFDAILGFMLGTVLTSAIIGTGPFFIVLGAAAILVIIHWVFAAITFYSSRMDTIVKGQPGKIIEDGEIIWDSMNDNKLTKEDLIEALRRNASFDDVSRVKESYFERNGDVSVIPKDDVPRILDVKVEDGVQTIQIKLTN; translated from the coding sequence ATGTTTGAAGCAATCTATCAATTTATAAGTGATTTGCTGGCGCTGGGGGCCGACCCCAAATCGCTCGGGGTAGTCAATATTATTGTCAGAGCATTAATTGTATACCTTGTAGGACTCTTGTTAGTAAGATTGGGAAAGAACCGGTTTGTAGGTAAAAGTACCGCCTTTGACGCAATTCTGGGGTTTATGCTGGGCACGGTTCTAACGAGCGCTATAATAGGAACCGGTCCATTTTTCATAGTTTTAGGTGCGGCAGCAATACTTGTGATTATTCACTGGGTTTTCGCTGCCATAACTTTCTACTCAAGCAGAATGGATACTATAGTCAAGGGTCAGCCCGGTAAAATAATAGAGGACGGGGAAATCATTTGGGATAGCATGAATGACAATAAGCTAACAAAAGAGGATCTGATTGAGGCGTTACGCAGAAACGCAAGCTTCGATGACGTTTCCAGGGTTAAAGAATCTTATTTCGAGCGTAATGGTGATGTAAGCGTAATACCAAAGGACGATGTGCCTCGAATATTGGATGTTAAAGTGGAAGACGGTGTGCAGACAATACAGATTAAACTGACCAATTGA
- a CDS encoding diguanylate cyclase encodes MLKKVDKHQSEDKIDALELADAVLDSLSEQIAIIDPDWTITTVNKAWKKFAEKNKGQIIDRAPAGADYFNVCREYSLKDKRFASILKNIKSVLNGSRDKFSTEYSRELKKKREWFLLSVTALKTDGVISGAVVSHTNITRRKEAELESRRLAVTDSMTGILNRKAGLDFINSRLKYCRKHHTSLTVCYIDLDNLKQVNDNFGHKEGDRVIKTAVRAIKSVLRTNDEVCRMGGDEILIILPDTSIDDAKAVIERIIRRIDEKNESSNKPYKVNFSYGLAEYNPKNKCSAEELVHQADSNMYEMKSSKKKESTGSYG; translated from the coding sequence ATGCTTAAAAAGGTAGATAAACATCAATCTGAGGATAAAATAGACGCTTTAGAGCTTGCCGACGCGGTGCTTGACTCGCTTTCGGAACAGATAGCCATAATCGATCCTGACTGGACAATTACGACGGTCAACAAAGCCTGGAAGAAGTTCGCAGAAAAAAACAAGGGGCAGATAATCGACAGGGCGCCTGCAGGGGCCGATTATTTTAACGTTTGCAGGGAGTATTCCCTCAAAGACAAAAGATTCGCGAGTATTTTAAAGAACATCAAGTCGGTGCTAAACGGAAGCAGGGACAAGTTCTCTACCGAGTATTCCCGTGAGCTCAAGAAGAAAAGGGAATGGTTTCTTCTTTCGGTAACGGCTCTCAAGACAGACGGCGTTATATCTGGTGCGGTCGTCTCGCATACAAATATCACAAGACGTAAAGAGGCGGAGCTTGAATCCAGGAGACTGGCTGTGACAGATTCGATGACCGGAATTCTGAACAGAAAAGCCGGACTTGATTTTATAAACAGCCGCCTAAAATATTGCAGAAAGCATCATACGAGCCTGACCGTTTGCTATATAGACCTTGATAACCTTAAACAGGTCAACGATAACTTCGGTCACAAGGAGGGCGACAGGGTCATCAAAACCGCGGTCAGGGCAATAAAAAGCGTTTTGAGGACAAATGATGAAGTATGCAGGATGGGAGGAGATGAAATATTGATCATACTGCCCGATACTTCAATTGACGACGCAAAAGCGGTAATCGAAAGGATAATCCGCCGAATAGACGAAAAAAACGAGAGCTCTAATAAACCCTACAAGGTTAACTTCAGTTACGGACTCGCCGAGTATAATCCGAAGAATAAATGCTCCGCAGAGGAGCTTGTACACCAGGCTGATAGCAACATGTACGAAATGAAATCCTCGAAAAAGAAAGAGTCAACGGGCAGCTACGGCTGA
- a CDS encoding protein-L-isoaspartate(D-aspartate) O-methyltransferase: MEILILSSLLMTLVAMTAIEATPDEEPLYEAKRREMVKTQICGRGITDSGTIEAMRRVPRHKFVPQHMRHLSYSDIALPIGMGQTISQPYIVALMTELLNVGKGDRVLEVGTGSGYQAAVLAEMGCDVYTIEIVEPLALHSRCVLREAGYTEIHFKVGDGYLGWEQHAPYDAIIVTAAPHEIPSPLIRQLKEGAKMVIPVGDEFQELILATKKGDGIEEEKITPVKFVPMTGEAENQN, from the coding sequence GTGGAAATCTTAATCTTAAGTTCGTTATTAATGACCCTTGTCGCTATGACCGCTATTGAAGCAACCCCGGATGAGGAACCCCTTTATGAGGCCAAACGCCGGGAAATGGTTAAAACCCAGATATGCGGACGAGGAATAACCGACTCCGGGACCATAGAGGCCATGCGGAGGGTGCCGAGGCATAAATTCGTGCCGCAGCATATGAGACATCTTTCTTACAGCGATATTGCCCTTCCGATAGGGATGGGGCAGACAATCTCACAGCCCTATATAGTAGCCCTTATGACGGAGCTGCTGAATGTAGGGAAAGGGGACAGGGTGCTTGAAGTAGGGACGGGCTCGGGCTACCAGGCCGCAGTGCTGGCCGAGATGGGATGCGATGTATATACGATAGAAATAGTCGAGCCGCTCGCGCTCCATTCGAGATGCGTTCTCCGGGAAGCCGGATACACGGAAATCCATTTCAAAGTCGGTGATGGATACCTGGGTTGGGAGCAGCACGCGCCCTACGACGCCATTATTGTTACCGCTGCGCCCCATGAAATCCCTTCACCGCTGATACGGCAGCTCAAGGAAGGCGCCAAAATGGTTATCCCTGTAGGCGATGAATTTCAGGAGCTTATACTGGCAACAAAAAAAGGGGACGGGATAGAGGAGGAAAAAATCACCCCTGTAAAATTCGTACCCATGACAGGCGAGGCGGAAAATCAAAATTAA
- a CDS encoding DUF4112 domain-containing protein produces MSASTIKSDNYLDKIAGFIKYNPDDRLDVSSVKEDRLQRVRALSYFLDNSIKLPVVDYRIGFDSIIGFIPVIGDAISAGLSIYIIYQAHQLKISKRARAKMIYNVALETVIGSIPVLGDVFDAAWKANARNCRILEKHLKKYDK; encoded by the coding sequence ATGAGTGCATCTACGATAAAGAGTGATAATTATCTGGATAAAATAGCTGGTTTTATAAAATACAACCCCGATGATCGATTAGACGTTAGCTCCGTAAAAGAAGATCGGCTGCAAAGGGTCCGCGCTCTTAGTTATTTTCTCGATAATTCGATAAAGCTACCTGTTGTAGATTACCGTATAGGTTTTGATTCCATTATCGGATTCATTCCAGTTATCGGCGACGCCATCAGTGCCGGGTTATCAATTTATATCATATACCAGGCTCACCAACTCAAGATTTCCAAGAGAGCCAGGGCAAAGATGATATACAATGTAGCGCTCGAAACCGTGATCGGCTCTATCCCTGTTCTCGGAGACGTATTCGACGCCGCCTGGAAAGCGAATGCCAGGAATTGCCGTATTTTAGAAAAACATTTAAAGAAGTACGATAAATAA